The nucleotide sequence GGCGTGCCGCTGACGCTCTGCAATGCCAGCCCCGGCGCGAGCGTGTGGGTCGTCGAAATGGGCATGAACCAGACCGGCGAGATCGCGCGGCTCAGCGAACTGACCCAGCCTACGGTCGCGCTTGTCGTGAACGTGCAGCCGGTTCACCTAGAAAAGCTCGGCAGCCTGGAAGCGATCCGGCGTGAGAAGGTCAGCATCGCGCAAGGCCTGCCAAAGGATGGTGTGCTGGTGTTGCCTGGGGATGTCGAGGCGCCGGAATGGAACGGCAGGGTCGTTCGCTTCGGCGCGGGATCCGGGGTGCGGGAACTGAACCACGCAGCCCAGGGCGAGAGCTGGAACGTCACAGCGCAGGTGAACGGCAAGCCAATCGAATTCGGTCTGACGCCGGGTGCGCCGCATCGCGTGCAGAACGCGTTGGCCGCGCTGGCGTCCATCGATGCCGCCGGGCTCGATCCTGTGGCACTGGCGAAAGAGCTCAGCCATGTCGGCATCATGACCGGCCGCGGCGTGGAACAGGCGGCCCATGGCGTCACCGTGATCGACGATAGTTTCAACGGCAATCCGGCCAGCATGGTCGCCGCGCTCGGCAGCCTGAAAGCGCGGCCGGTGAAGGCCGGCCGGCGCATTGCCATACTCGGCGACATGCTGGAATTGGGCGCTGAAGCGCCCGCCTATCACGAGAAGCTCGCAGGCGACCTGCCGGGCATCGACGGCATCTATTGCGTCGGCCCGCTGATGCGCCATTTATACGGTCTCGTGCCGGCGGAGCGGGCGCTCGGCTGGCATGAAGACCCGGCCACGCTCGATCCCCAGGAAATCGCCGCATTGCTGCGGAGCGGGGACGTGGTGGTCGTTAAGGGCAGCAAAAAGATGTTCTGGGTGAACAAGTTTGTGCCGAGGCTGCTGGCCGCGCTGCAGGCAAAGGCGTAAACTGGCCGTATTGGGCGGGTGCGTTGTTTCCGCGCGGCATGATTCGTCAATACCCGATGCATGACCAAGATTTGCTTGGTTTGAGGACGAAAACGCTTATCAAGGCGTTCCCGGAACGAACGCGTTCCCGGACAGCGCTTCCCGCCAAAGACGGCGCAACCGAGCCGCGTGATAGGGCCGACCTGAATGTTTTACTGGCTGATCGAGCTTTCCAATACCGTCCCGGGTTTTGGCATCTTCCGCGGCGTGTTCAACGTGTTTCGCTACATCACCTTCCGCACCGGCGGGGCGATGGTGACGGGCGCGCTGTTCGTGTTCCTGTTCGGACCCTGGATCATCGATCATCTGCGGCTTCGGCAGGGCAAGGGCCAGCCGATTCGCACCGACGGTCCGCAATCGCATTTGATCTCCAAGAAGGGCACGCCCACCATGGGCGGGCTGATGATCCTCTCGGGCCTCGTGGTCTCGACGTTGCTATGGGCCAATCCGCTCAACCCTTACGTCTGGATCGTGCTCGCGGTGACGCTCGGCTTCGGCTTCGTCGGATTTTACGACGACTACCTGAAGGTGACGAAACAGAGCCATAGCGGCTTCGCCGGCAAGCTGCGGCTGTTGATCGAAGCGGTGATTGCACTGGCTGCCTGCTACGCGCTGGTGCGACTCGGCCGCGATGCGACCTCGACGTCGCTCGCGATACCCTTCCTGAAGGACATGGTGATCAATTTCGGCTGGTTCTTCGTGATCTTCGGCGCCTTCGTCATCGTCGGCGCCGGCAATGCGGTGAACCTGACCGACGGTCTCGACGGGCTTGCGATCGTTCCGGTCATGATCGCCGCCGCCAGCTTCGGCATGATCTCGTACCTGACCGGCAACGCAGTGTTCTCCGACTACCTGCAGATCAGATACGTCGCCGGCACCGGCGAGCTGGCGGTGCTGTGCGGTGCGGTGCTCGGCGCCGGATTAGGCTTCCTCTGGTTCAACGCGCCGCCGGCCTCGATCTTCATGGGCGATACCGGTTCGCTCGCGCTCGGCGGCATGCTCGGCGCGACCGCGGTGGCGGTCAAGCACGAGATCGTGCTGGCCGTGATCGGCGGATTGTTCGTGCTCGAAGCCGTCTCGGTGATCGTGCAGGTGACCTCGTTCAAGCTGACGGGCAAACGCGTGTTCCGGATGGCTCCGCTGCATCATCATTTCGAGCAGAAGGGCTGGACCGAGCCGCAGATCGTGATCCGGTTCTGGATCATCTCGGTGATGCTGGCGCTCGCCGGCCTCTCCACGCTGAAGCTGCGGTGACGACAATGCATCCTTACGGCGGTCATTCCGGGGCGCGCAAAGCGCGAACCCGGAATCTCGAGATTCCGGATAACCGCTGCGCGGTTTCCGGAATGACGGTTGTCCAATCATGATCCCCGTCACGTCATTTGCGGACAAGACGGTCGCCGTCTTTGGTCTCGGCGGTTCCGGCCTTGCGAGCTGCCACGCGCTGAAAGCCGGCGGCGCGGAGGTGATCGCGGGCGACGACAGTGCGGACAATGTCGCCAAGGCGGCGCAGGCCGGTTTCAACACGGCCGATCTGCGCACGGTGTCGTGGGCGAATTTTTCGGCGCTGATCCTCACTCCCGGCGCGCCGCTGACGCATCCGGCGCCGCATTGGTCGGTGCTGATGGCGCGCCAGGCTGGCTGTGAGGTGATCGGCGACATCGAATTGTTCTGCCGCGAGCGCCGCCGTCACGCACCCGACGCGCCGTTCGTCGCCATCACCGGCACCAACGGCAAGTCGACCACGACGGCCCTGATCGCGCATCTGATTGATGTCGCCGGCTACGACACCCAGATGGGCGGCAATATCGGCACCGCAATTCTCTCGCTGGAGCCGCCGCGGATGGGGCGCGTGCATGTGGTCGAGATGTCGTCCTACCAGATCGACCTGGCGCCCTCGCTCGATCCGTCGGTCGGCATTCTGCTCAACGTCAGCGAAGACCATGTCGACCGCCACGGCACGCTGGAGCACTACGCCGCGGTGAAGGCGCGGCTGGTCGCCGGCGTGCAGCCGCAGGGCACGTCCATTGTCGGCGTCGACGACGGCTGGTGCCGAAACATCGCCGACCGCCTCGACCAGGCCGGCAAGCGCGTGGTGCGGATATCAGTGAGAAATCCGCTGCCCGACGGCGTCTATGTTGAACGCGAAACCATCGTGCAGGCCTCCGGCGGCGCGCGCCGCGAGATCGCTAGATTGGGCGGCATTGGTTCGCTGCGCGGGCTGCACAATGCGCAGAATGCGGCCTGCGCCTCGGCCTGCGCGCTGGCAATGGGAATTTCGACCGACATGTTACAAAACGGCCTGCGCAGCTTTCCGGGCCTCGCGCATCGCATGGAGCAGGTCGGCCGCCTCGGCAATGTGCTGTTCGTCAACGACTCCAAGGGCACGAACGCGGACGCCGCCGCGCACGCGCTGTCGTCCTTTGCCGACATCTTCTGGATCGCCGGCGGCAAGCCGAAGCAGGGCGGCATCACGGGTCTCACCGAATACTTTCCGCGCATCCGAAAAGCCTATCTGATCGGCGAGGCCGCGCAGGAGTTTGCGGGAACGCTGGGCGAGCGTGTGCCGCACGAGATTTCCGAAACGCTCGATGTGGCGGTAGCCAACGCCGCGCGCGACGCGGAAGCGTCGGGGATCGCCGATCCGGTCGTGCTGCTGTCGCCCGCCTGCGCCTCGTTCGACCAGTACCGCAACTTCGAGATTCGCGGCGCAAAATTCCGCGATCTGGTGACGGCGATCCCGGGCGTGAAGCCGGTGGTGTGACCGTAGGATGGGTATCGCTCCGCTCCATCCATCCTACACAGCGTCGGCTGATCCCTCAAAAGTTACCGTCTCCATTAACCCCCCATAAACCATCCTGCCCCACCAATGGGCGTTACCTCTGCCATTTTGGGGACGCCCATGCTCGCCCGTGACCAACGCACCCCGTTTTCGGACTGGTGGTGGACCGTTGATAAGTTGCTGCTGGCCGCGATCGCCGCGCTGATGCTGGGCGGCGTTATCCTTTCGCTGGCGGCGAGCCCGCCGGTGGCGACCAGGATCGGGCTCGATCCCTTCCACTTCTTCAGCCGGCATATGTTGTTCCTGCTGCCGTCCTTGATGGTGCTGATCGGGGTGTCGTTCCTGTCGCCCAAGCAGATCCGCCGTCTCGCGTTGCTGGTCTTTGTGGCGAGCATCATCCTCATCGTGGCGACGCTTGTCTTCGGCGCCGAGGTGAAGGGCTCGCGGCGCTGGATCACGCTGCTCGGCGTCAACATCCAGGCCTCCGAATCCGCCAAGCCCGCCTTTGTCGTGATGGCGGCGTGGCTGTTTGCGGAATCGACCAAGCGGCCGGAAATGCCGGCGACCTCGATGGCGATGGTGCTGCTGCTGATGCTGGTGTCGCTTCTGGTGATGGAACCGGATTTCGGCCAGACCATGCTGATCCTGATGGTGTGGGGCGCACTGTTCTTCATTGCGGGCATGCGGATGATCTGGGTGGCCGGCCTTGCCGGCGCCGCAGGCCTCGGATTGTTCGGCGCCTATCTCCTGGTGCCGCACGTCGCGGGCCGCATCAGGCGATTCATGAACCCGGCCTCCGGCGACACCTTCCAGGTCGACATGGCGATGGAAGCCTTCTGGAACGGCGGCTGGTTCGGGCTCGGGCCTGGCGAAGGCATCGCCAAGCGCAGCCTGCCGGACAGCCATACCGACTTCGTGTTCGCCGTGGCGGCCGAAGAATTCGGCATCATCCTGTGCCTGGCGCTGGTTTCGCTGTTTGCCTTTGTTGTGATCCGGACGCTGACGCGTGCCTATGCCAGCGAGGACATGTTCGCGCGCTTTGCGGCCTCGGGGCTGGCGATCCTGTTCGGCGTGCAGGCCGCGATCAACATGGCGGTCAATCTGCAACTGATCCCGGCCAAGGGCATGACGCTGCCCTTCATCTCCTATGGCGGCTCGTCGATCATCTCGTTGGCCTATGGTGTCGGCATGATGCTGGCGCTGACGCGGCAGCGCCCGCGCACCGAGGTGGAATCGATGAACGCGGCTGGCGTAGCGCGCGGCTACGCTTGACCGCACGGACGTGGTGACGGCGGCCCCGTCGTGGGCTATTTGAAGCCATGGACAACGCGCCTCTCATTCTACTCGCCGCCGGCGGCACCGGCGGTCATCTGTTTCCCGCCGAAGCGCTCGGCGTCGAACTCATCAGGCGCGGCCTGCGCGTGCGGCTGGCGACCGATGCCCGCGCGTTGCGCTACAGCGGACTTTTCACCAGAGACAATATCGACGTGGTGCCGAGCGAAACCGTGCGCGGCCGCAATCCGGTAGCACTCGCGCGCACCGGATTCATGCTCGGCTATGGCATGCTGGTTGCGGCCAATCTGGTGCGGCGGCTGAAGCCCTCGGCCGTGGTCGGCTTCGGCGGCTATCCGACGCTGCCGCCGTTGATCGCGGCAAGGCTGCTCGGTGTGCCCGGCATCATTCACGATGCCAACGCGGTGCTCGGCCGCGCCAATCGTTTTCTCTCCAGCCGCGTCAACGCGATCGCGGCCTCGCTGCCCGGCGTGCTCGACCGCGATCCGTCGCTGGCGGGAAAAACCACCACCGTCGGCACGCCGATGCGTCCGGCAATCCTTGCCGCCGCGGCGATGCCGTTTGCGTCGCCCGAACCGAACGGGCCGCTGCGCCTTTTGGTGGTCGGCGGCAGCCAGGGCGCGCGAGTAATGAGCGACATCGTGCCATCAGCCGTCGAACGGCTCGAGCCGGTGCTGTGGAGTCGCCTGGTACTCACGCAGCAGGTGCGTGAGGAGGACATGGCGCGGGTGCGCGCCGTCTATGACCGGCTCAAGATCAAGGCCGACCTCGCGCCGTTCTTCAGCGATCTGCCGGCGCGGCTGGCGTCCAGCCATTTCGTGGTCTCGCGTTCCGGCGCCGGCACCGTAGCGGAACTCGCCGCGATCGGCCGGCCCTCGATTTTGGTGCCGCTGCCCGGCGCAATCGACCAGGACCAGTTTGCCAATGCCGGTGTGCTGGCCCAGGTGAACGGGGCTTTACGGATTCCGCAGGCCGAATTCACGCCCGACCGGCTGGCGGCGGAAATCTCGACATTTGCCGCCGAGCCCGCGCGGCTGACCGCGATGGCGGATGCCGCCCGCAAGGTCGGCCGGCTCGACGCCGCCGAACGGCTGGCCGATCTGGTGATGAAAACCGCCGGAATCTAGGCGGTTGCGCGCAAAATTGCCCCTTGTCATGCCCCGTGAAAGCGGGGCATCCAGTACTCCGCGCGGCTGATCTGAATCTTGGGGCTTCGCGGAATACTGGATCGCCCGCCTTCGCGGGCGATGACGGTCGAGGAACAATCTATGAGACTGCCGCGCGAGATCGGACCCATTCACTTCGTCGGGATCGGCGGCATCGGCATGAGCGGCATCGCCGAGGTGCTGTGCAATTTGGGCTATACGGTGCAGGGCTCGGACGCGTCCGAAGGCGGCAATGTCGCGCGGCTGCGGGAGAAGGGGATTGCGGTTTCGGTCGGTCACAAGGCCGAGAACGTCGACGGCGCTGACGTGGTCGTGGTCTCGACCGCGATCAAGCGCGACAATCCGGAACTGATGGCAGCCCGCGCCCAGCGTATTCCGGTGGTGCGACGCGCCGAAATGCTGGCCGAGCTGATGCGCTTGAAAAGCTGCGTCGCGATTGCCGGCACCCACGGCAAAACCACCACGACGACGATGGTGGCGACACTGCTCGATGCCGGCGGTCTCGATCCGACCGTGATCAACGGCGGTATCATCAATGCCTACGGCTCCAACGCGCGGCTGGGCGCGGGCGACTGGATGGTGGTCGAAGCCGATGAGAGCGACGGCACGTTCCTGAAGCTTCCGTCCGACGTCGTGATCGTCACCAACATCGATCCCGAACATCTCGATCACTTCAAGACTTTCGAGGCGATCCAGGACGCATTCCGCAATTTCGTGGAGAACGTGCCGTTCTACGGCTTTGCCGTGATGTGCACCGATCATCCCGTGGTGCAGACCCTTGTCGGCAAGATCGAGGACCGCCGCATCGTCACCTATGGTGAAAACCCGCAGGCCGATGCGCGGATGGTCGACTTGACGCCGATCGGCGGCGGCTCGAAATTCAAAGTCGTGTTCCGCAACCGCAAGACCGATGCCACGCACGAAATCGCCGACATCATGCTGCCGATGCCGGGACGGCACAACGCCTCGAATGCGACGGCGGCGATCGCGGTGGCGTATGAGCTCGGCATGTCCGACGCGGCGATCCGCAAGGCGATTGCCGGCTTCGGCGGCGTCAAGCGGCGCTTCACCCGGACCGGCGAATGGAACGGCATCACCGTGATCGACGATTATGGCCATCACCCCGTCGAGATCGCGGCCGTGCTGAAGGCGGCACGGGAATCGGCCAACGGCAAGGTCATCGCGGTGGTGCAGCCGCACCGCTTTACGCGCCTGCAATCGCTGTTCGAGGAATTCTGCACCTGCTTCAACGATGCCGACGCGGTTGTCGTCGCCGACGTCTATCCGGCCGGCGAGGCACCGATCGAAGGGATCGACCGCGACAATTTCGTGCTCGGCCTGCGCGCCCATGGCCATCGCGAGGTGATCCCGTTGCCGAGTTCGGCGGAGCTGGCCAAAGTCGTGCACGGCATCGCGGGTTCCGGCGACCTCGTCGTCTGCCTGGGCGCCGGCAACATCACGCAATGGGCCTACGCGTTGCCCGATGAATTGAAGGCGCTGGGATGATGGGGCACTCGCTCTCGATCTCGTCACCTCGACATCGAGAACTCCGTTGGGACGATTGGTCAGAATGTAGACGTATCCACCTGCCATGCCGAGATATTGCAAGACGTGGATCGCCGGACAAGCCCGGCCATGACGAGTTGAGGGAGCTAGCTTGACCTTTCCCGACATCACGCCCGATCTCAAAGCCGCCATGCCGCAACTGCGCGGGCGGCTGCTGGCGAACCAGTCGCTGGCGGAGCTGACGTGGTTTCGCGTCGGCGGGCCAGCGCAGGTCTTGTTTACGCCGGCGGATGAAGGCGATCTCGCCTACTTCTTAAAGCTGCTTTCGAAGGAGTTGCCGGTCTATGTCGTTGGCGTCGGCTCCAACCTGATCGTGCGCGATGGCGGCATGGAAGGCGTGGTGATCCGCCTGTCGCCGCGGGCGTTCGGCGAGACGTCTGCCTCAGGCGATGTGGTCAGCGCAGGCACGGCTGCGCTCGACAAGCGCGTGGCGGAAACGGCGGCGGCCGCCAATATCGGCGGCATGGAATTCTTGTTCGGCATTCCCGGCACCATCGGCGGCGCACTGCGGATGAATGCCGGCGCCAATGGCAGCGAGACCAAGGACGTGCTGGTCGAAGCAACCGGCATCGGCCGCGACGGCACCAAACATATCTTCACCAACGCTGACATGAAGTTCGTCTATCGCAATAGCGGCGTCGATCCTTCGATCATTTTCACCTCGGCGCGATTTCGCGGGCAGGTCGCGGATCCCGAAACCATCCGCACGCGGATGAACCAGGTGCAGACCCATCGCGAAACCGCGCAGCCGATTCGCGAAAAGACCGGAGGGTCGACCTTCAAGAACCCGCCCGGCAACAGCGCCTGGAAACTGATCGACGCCGCCGGCTGCCGGGGCTTGCGTGTCGGCGGCGCGCAGGTCTCGGAAATGCACTGCAATTTCCTCATCAACACCGGCAACGCCACCGGGCATGATATTGAAACGCTGGGTGAAACCGTGCGCGAGCGGGTTAAAGCGAATTCTGGAATCGAGCTACACTGGGAAATCAAGCGGATCGGAATTCCGGTCTAGCCGCCATTTCGTCATTCCGGGGCGATGCGAAGCATCGAACTCGGAATCTCGAGATTCCCCGATGCGCAATTGCGCATCTGAGGTCTGGTCCTTCGGACCATCCCGGAATGACGGATAGGAAGAGGTCGAATGCGGATTACCATTCTCTTTGGCGGCACGAACACGGAGCGACTGGTCTCGGTCGCGAGCGCCCAGGCGCTGCATCGGGCATTGCCGGAAGCCGATCTCTGGTTCTGGGACATTGCCGATACCGTGCATGAGGTCGCGTCGCAGTTGCTGCTCGGGCACGCGCGTCCGTTCGAGGATGAATTCAAACCCGGCAATCGCGGCCTGCCGCTCGAAGCGGCGCTCGACAAGGCGAAGTCCGAGGATCGCGTGCTGGTGCTCGGCCTGCATGGCGGCCGGGCCGAGAACGGCGAATTGCAGGCGATGTGCGAACTGCGGGGGATTCCCTTCACCGGCTCCGGTTCGGCGTCGTCCAACCTCGCCCTGGACAAAGTGGCGGCCAAACGATTCGCGGCGATAGCGGGCGTAGCAACGCCGGCCAGCGTCACCCTGGAACACCTCGACGCGGCGTTCGCCGAATACGGCAAGCTGATTGCAAAGCCGGCGCGGGATGGATCGAGCTACGGCCTGATCTTCGTCAATGCGAAGCAGGATCTTGTCGCCGTCCGCAACGCCGCCAAGACAGAGGAATATCTGATCGAGCCGTTCGTCTCGGGCGTGGAAGCGACCTGCGGCGTGCTGGAGCAGTCGGACGGCTCGATGTTTTCGCTGCCGCCGATCGAGATCGTGCCTGCGGATGGCGCATTCGACTACGCGGCGAAATACCTGCTGAAATCCACCCAGGAGATCTGCCCTGGACGCTTTTCGCCCGAGATCAGCACAGCCCTCATGGACCAGGCGCTGCGGGCGCACCGGGCGCTGTCGTGCAGCGGTTACTCCCGGACCGACTTCATCATCTCGGCGAAGGGGCCGGTTTACCTGGAAACCAATACCCTGCCGGGCCTGACGGCGGCCTCGCTCTACCCGAAGGCGCTCAAGGCCCAGGGCATCGAATTTCCGGATTTTCTGCGTGATCAGATCACGTTGGCTGAACGGCGCAGCCGGGAACGGGCGTGACCGGCCGGACGGCGCGTTAACAGGCCGTTAACCCGGAACTAACCTCGCCACGAGAATTGTTGCTAAAATCCTAAGAATTGTCCGGCAAACCACTCAAAAGACGGGCCAAAGCGCGTCACTGGCCCCCCGTTTTTACACTTTGTTTACCAGGAAGAACGAAGGTTAACGCTGGCGGCGCATGTGGCGCTTGGCTGCCGGGGCGTGCGCTGTTCCGACTTCAGGTCAGCACTTAAGTCCGGCACGGCCGAGACGTCATCTGAGCCAGCGCTCGCAAAAAAGCTTGCGGGAACAACACTTGGACAGGCTCGTGCAATGGATGGTGCAGGACGCCTCGGGCGGTCGCTGAGATCGCGGGGGCCCCAGGCTAACCTGAAAGCAGCCGCTATTGGAGCGGTCGTGCTGCTGCGCGAGCGGCTGGGCCGTCGCGCCCGTGTGCCGGCCAGGCCCGTAATCGATCGCGAGCCGACGAATCGCCTGGTCCTGCTGGTCGAACGTTACCTTCCGAACCGCGCCGGCGTCGCCTTGACCGTGCTGATGCTGCTCGGCAGCGCCGGCCTTGGCATCGTCAAGGGCGGTCATGTCGATGAATTCATGGTCGCGCTCAGTGACACCCGCAATGCGTTGGCCAATTCGGCCGGATTCCGCATCACGACGGTAGCCATCAATGGCCGCAAGCAATTGAGTCAGGACGAGGTGCTCGCGATCGGCGGCGTCAACGGCCGCTCCTCGCTGTTGTTCCTCGACGCCGCCACCGTGCGCGACAAGCTCAAGGCCAATCCGTGGATCGCAGATGCGACCATCCTGAAGCTCTATCCCGGTCAGTTGCAGATCGACATCGTCGAGCGCACGGCGTTCGCGCTGTGGCAGCAGGACGGCCGGCTGTCCGTGATATCGGAGGACGGCGCGGTGCTGGAGCCCTACGTTTCGCGCCGCTTCGTGACGCTGCCGCTGGTGGTGGGCAAGGGCGCCGACGTCAGGGCCCGTGACTTCCTCGCGCTGCTTGACCGCTATCCGCAGGTCCGCATCGTCACCAAGGCTGCGATCTTGGTCGGCGAACGGCGCTGGAATCTGCGGCTGAAGGACGGCCTCGACATTCGCCTGCCGGAGAACGACGTCGGCAATGCGCTTGCCGTGTTGAGCAAGCTCGACAAGGAAGACCGGCTGTTCTCGCGCGACATCGTCGCGGTCGACATGCGCCTGCCGGACCGCTTGACGGTGCAATTGTCTGAAGATGCGGCCAAGGCCCGCGAAGAACTGTTCAAGGACAAGAAACCCAAGAAAAAGGCCGGTGACGCATGACCGGCCTCGATCGCAATCAGACCCCGAAGACGCGCCCCGTCGACCACAAGCGCACGGCGCTGGTGGCGTCGCTTGATATCGGCACCAGCAAGGTCGCCTGCATGATCGCGCGGCTGAAGCCGTCGCCGCCGAGTGAGGCGCTGCGCGGCCGCACCCATGCGGTGGAATTGATCGGCTACAGCCAGATCCAGTCGCGCGGCGTCAAGGCCGGCGCGGTGGTCGATCTTGCCGAATGCGAGCAGGCAGTGCGGCAGACGGTGGCGCTGGCCGAGCGCATGGCCAAGGTCCGCGTTGAGTCAATATTGCTGTCGGTTTCTGGCGGCCGGCTGCAGGGGCAGCTTGTCGAAGCCGCCGCCGATATCAGAGGCGGCTCGGTCACATCAGATGACGTCACCCGGGTGACCTCCACCGGCATGCGCCACGCGACCGGGGAGGGGCGCACGGTGCTGCACGCGCTGCCGGTCGGTTACGCGCTGGATGGGGTCAAGGGTATCCGCGACCCCCGCGGCATGGTTGCGCGGCAGTTTGGCGTCGACATGAATGTGGTGACGGCGGATGCGACGGTCGCCCGCAATCTGATGCTGGTGGTCGAGCGCTGCCACCTCAATGTCGAGGCCATGGCGGCGAGTCCTTATGTCGCAGGCCTGTCCGTATTGACCGATGACGAAGCCGATCTCGGCGCCGCCGTGGTCGAAATGGGCGCCGGATCGACCACGATTGCGACCTATTCCGCCGGCCGTTTCGTCCACGCCTCGGGTTTTGCGCTCGGCGGCCAGCACGTCACGATGGATCTTGCACGCGGCGTCGGCGCATGCATTGCGGATGCCGAGCGAATCAAGACTTTATACGGGACCGTGCTGACCGGCGGGTCTGACGCGCGTGAGTTGATGTCCGTGCCCACCGCGGGTGAGGAACACGACGCTCCGCAGATTGTCTCGCGCGCCACGATCGCGAACATCGTTCGGCATCGCGCCGAGGAGATTTTTGAAATGGTCCGGGACCGGCTCGCGGATTCCCCCTTTGCGGCAGAGCCGCGGGCGCGGGTCGTCCTGAGTGGCGGGGCTTCGCAGCTCACCGGCACCGTGGAACTCGCCACCCGCATTCTCAACCGGCCGGTCCGGATCGGCCGGCCGCTCGGTTTCGGCCGGCTGCCCAACGAGGCCAAGAGCGCTTCGTTCGCGGTTCCGACCGGCCTCCTGGTCTACCCGCAATACGCTCATCTTGAACACGTCGAACCGCGGCATACGCGGCAGCTCAGGACAGGGACTGACGGCTATTTTGGAAAGGTCGGACGATGGCTTCGCGAGGGCTTCTGATGACCGGTCCTGTAACCAAACGAATTTCACCAAATCCCGCGGCCGCCGGCCGGGGCGAACCAACGCGCGCGTCGTAGGAGAGGCAACCATGGCACTCAATCTGACCCCCCCTGACATCAGCGAGCTGAAACCGCGGATTACCGTCTTCGGCGTCGGTGGAGCAGGCGGCAATGCCGTCAATAACATGATCACCGCCGGGTTGCAGGGCGTCGATTTCGTCGTCGCCAACACCGACGCGCAGGCGCTGACCATGTCGAAGGCCCAGCGCATCGTGCAGATGGGCACCCAGGTGACACAGGGCCTCGGCGCGGGGTCCCAGCCTGATGTCGGCGCGGCGGCGGCCCAGGAAGTTATCGACGAGCTTCGCGATCATCTCTCGGGCGCCAACATGGTGTTCGTCACCGCCGGCATGGGCGGCGGCACCGGCACCGGCGCAGCCCCTGTCATTGCCAAGACCGCGCGCGACATGGGCATCCTCACCGTCGGCGTGGTGACCAAGCCATTCCATTTTGAGGGCGCGCGGCGCATGCGCACCGCCGAGTCCGGCATTGCCGAACTCCACAAGGTGGTCGATACGCTGCTGATCATCCCGAACCAGAACCTGTTCCGGGTCGCCAACGAAAAGACCACCTTTGCCGACGCCTTTGCGATGGCCGACCAGGTGCTCTATTCGGGCGTCGCCTGCATCACCGATCTGATGGTGAAGGAAGGCCTGATCAACCTCGACTTCGCCGACGTCCGCGCCGTGATGCGCGAGATGGGCAAGGCGATGATGGGTACCGGCGAGGCGACCGGCGAGAAGCGTGCGCTGACCGCAGCCGAAGCTGCGATCGCCAATCCGCTGATCGACGACTCATCGATGAAGGGGGCGCGCGGCCTGCTGATCTCGATTACCGGCGGCAAGGACCTGACCCTGTTCGAAGTCGACGAAGCCGCCACCCGGATTCGCGAGGAAGTCGATCAGGACGCCAACATCATCGTCGGCGCCACCTTCGACGAGACGCTCGACGGCATCATCCGCGTTTCCGTCGTCGCGACCGGTATCGACCAGTCGCAGATCGCGCGCAACGCCGGCACTCCCGCCGTCGCCGCCCCGGCCACTGCCGCCCCGGCTTCGCCGGACTCCAGGCTGGCCGAACTGACCGCTCGCCTGCGCGCCGACAATGCGCGCCTGGCTGAACGCGCCCAGAAGCTCGAGCCGGCGCCCGGGACGCAGGCGGTTGCTTCTGCGC is from Bradyrhizobium sp. AZCC 2176 and encodes:
- the murB gene encoding UDP-N-acetylmuramate dehydrogenase, translating into MTFPDITPDLKAAMPQLRGRLLANQSLAELTWFRVGGPAQVLFTPADEGDLAYFLKLLSKELPVYVVGVGSNLIVRDGGMEGVVIRLSPRAFGETSASGDVVSAGTAALDKRVAETAAAANIGGMEFLFGIPGTIGGALRMNAGANGSETKDVLVEATGIGRDGTKHIFTNADMKFVYRNSGVDPSIIFTSARFRGQVADPETIRTRMNQVQTHRETAQPIREKTGGSTFKNPPGNSAWKLIDAAGCRGLRVGGAQVSEMHCNFLINTGNATGHDIETLGETVRERVKANSGIELHWEIKRIGIPV
- the murG gene encoding undecaprenyldiphospho-muramoylpentapeptide beta-N-acetylglucosaminyltransferase, whose translation is MDNAPLILLAAGGTGGHLFPAEALGVELIRRGLRVRLATDARALRYSGLFTRDNIDVVPSETVRGRNPVALARTGFMLGYGMLVAANLVRRLKPSAVVGFGGYPTLPPLIAARLLGVPGIIHDANAVLGRANRFLSSRVNAIAASLPGVLDRDPSLAGKTTTVGTPMRPAILAAAAMPFASPEPNGPLRLLVVGGSQGARVMSDIVPSAVERLEPVLWSRLVLTQQVREEDMARVRAVYDRLKIKADLAPFFSDLPARLASSHFVVSRSGAGTVAELAAIGRPSILVPLPGAIDQDQFANAGVLAQVNGALRIPQAEFTPDRLAAEISTFAAEPARLTAMADAARKVGRLDAAERLADLVMKTAGI
- the murC gene encoding UDP-N-acetylmuramate--L-alanine ligase → MRLPREIGPIHFVGIGGIGMSGIAEVLCNLGYTVQGSDASEGGNVARLREKGIAVSVGHKAENVDGADVVVVSTAIKRDNPELMAARAQRIPVVRRAEMLAELMRLKSCVAIAGTHGKTTTTTMVATLLDAGGLDPTVINGGIINAYGSNARLGAGDWMVVEADESDGTFLKLPSDVVIVTNIDPEHLDHFKTFEAIQDAFRNFVENVPFYGFAVMCTDHPVVQTLVGKIEDRRIVTYGENPQADARMVDLTPIGGGSKFKVVFRNRKTDATHEIADIMLPMPGRHNASNATAAIAVAYELGMSDAAIRKAIAGFGGVKRRFTRTGEWNGITVIDDYGHHPVEIAAVLKAARESANGKVIAVVQPHRFTRLQSLFEEFCTCFNDADAVVVADVYPAGEAPIEGIDRDNFVLGLRAHGHREVIPLPSSAELAKVVHGIAGSGDLVVCLGAGNITQWAYALPDELKALG
- a CDS encoding cell division protein FtsQ/DivIB, which encodes MDGAGRLGRSLRSRGPQANLKAAAIGAVVLLRERLGRRARVPARPVIDREPTNRLVLLVERYLPNRAGVALTVLMLLGSAGLGIVKGGHVDEFMVALSDTRNALANSAGFRITTVAINGRKQLSQDEVLAIGGVNGRSSLLFLDAATVRDKLKANPWIADATILKLYPGQLQIDIVERTAFALWQQDGRLSVISEDGAVLEPYVSRRFVTLPLVVGKGADVRARDFLALLDRYPQVRIVTKAAILVGERRWNLRLKDGLDIRLPENDVGNALAVLSKLDKEDRLFSRDIVAVDMRLPDRLTVQLSEDAAKAREELFKDKKPKKKAGDA
- a CDS encoding D-alanine--D-alanine ligase family protein, giving the protein MRITILFGGTNTERLVSVASAQALHRALPEADLWFWDIADTVHEVASQLLLGHARPFEDEFKPGNRGLPLEAALDKAKSEDRVLVLGLHGGRAENGELQAMCELRGIPFTGSGSASSNLALDKVAAKRFAAIAGVATPASVTLEHLDAAFAEYGKLIAKPARDGSSYGLIFVNAKQDLVAVRNAAKTEEYLIEPFVSGVEATCGVLEQSDGSMFSLPPIEIVPADGAFDYAAKYLLKSTQEICPGRFSPEISTALMDQALRAHRALSCSGYSRTDFIISAKGPVYLETNTLPGLTAASLYPKALKAQGIEFPDFLRDQITLAERRSRERA